GAATCTGTTGATCTGCAAGCCCCACCCACCCCGTTGCTTTTTACTGAAGCGGCGGCTACAAAGGTAAAGGATCTGCTTATCGAAGAAGGCAATCCCGAGCTCAAACTGCGCGTTTTCGTGCAGGGCGGCGGCTGTTCCGGTTTCCAGTATGGCTTTACGTTTGACGAAGTGATCAACGAAGACGATACCACGATCGATAAAAACGGCGTGCAACTGCTGGTTGATCCCATGAGCTTTCAATATCTGGTTGGCGCCGAGATCGACTACAAGGAAGATATCGAGGGCTCACAATTTGTGATTCGTAACCCGAACGCGACCACAACCTGCGGCTGCGGTTCTTCGTTCTCGGTTTAAGCGCGAATAAACGGTCGCTTGGTATTGGCCGCAAGAGCGAATGCGTAGAAGTATTGGCTTGAACATATTTGCTGAAGGCATGGCTTAAAGATTTTTTCCCTAGCGGTTTATCCGTAAAGGTTTTCCTTGAAGACATTCCTTTAACATTTTCAAAACGCCCTTGCGCGGTACCCGGCAGAAGAGTCCGGCTTTCCTTTTTGGAATGCCGGATTTTTTTATTGGCCTGTTACCCGTAATCTACCTGCGTCTAGGCAGGGTACAGGCAGCCCAATATGGTTTTTTTGCGGGCGCCGGTTACCGATGGCGTGCCGGCGGGGTGGCCGGACAGAAAGGCATGAGCCAGCCAGGCAAAGGCCAGTGCCTCCATCGACTGGGATGCAATACCATGCGCATCGCTGGTACTCAAGTGCACGCCTGGCAGGCGGGACTGCAGATCTTCCAGCAGAGCCCGGTTACCGGTTCCTCCCCCGCATACAATCAGCGTCTGGCTATCGGCAGCATGGCGGCCGATAGCCTGGGCCACGGTTTGCGCCGTAAAGGCCCGCAATGTCGCCTGGACATCTTGCGGCGCCACGGCCTCAAATCCTGCAAGCCGAGTTTGCAGCCAGGCGTGATTGAACAGATCCCGTCCGGTGGATTTGGGTGGTGGCAAGGCCAGCCAGGGTTCGCTTTCAATTAGCGTGTCAAGAAGGGGCTGGTGCACGGTGCCGCCAGCCGACCATGCACCGTCCTTATCGTAAGATTCACCGGTATGGGCCAGGCACCACATATCCAGCAACACATTGGCCGGTCCGGTATCAAAGCCGGTCACGTCCTGTCCCGGACGCAGGATGCTGATGTTTGCAATACCGCCCAGGTTCAGGACGGTCACTGTCCGGTCGCTGGCAAAAATCGCCTCGTGAAAGGCCGGCACCAGGGCGCGCGCCTGACCGCCGGCGGCCACATCGCGGCTGCGAAAATCGGCCACGACCGCAATGCCGGTATTTTCTGCCAGACGGGCCGGGGCATTGAGCTGAATGGTAAAGCCCAGTTCAGGGCGATGCCTGACGGTTTGTCCGTGGGCACCGATGGCAGCGACCCGGCTGGCGGGCATTTGGGCCTGCGCCAGCAAATCAGCCACCACCAGGGCATACAAGTCTGCCAACTGGCAACTGGCAAGGCCGGCACGTTCCAGTTCGTTGTTGCCGGCACGATTCAAATCCAGCAATTGCGCTCTGAGGGCAGTTGGCATGGATCGCGAGGCCGATGCGACGATTTGCGGGGGGCCGGTATCGGAAAAGGCGGCCAGCACGCCGTCGGCGCCATCGGTGCTGGTGCCGGACATCAAGCCGATCAAATAGCGGGGTTCCTGTGCCTGAGTCATGAGCATCTGCCTGGCCGAAAAGGGTATAATTTAACATTGAAATTTGCGCAAAAGGGCGTTTATCGGCTTGGTTTTGTTGCCAATGTCCTTCTTTTACCCATCTGCCCGCGCCCAGGAATCAGAAAATCTATGTCAACACCCGAAACACCCCTTAGTCCGGAAGTGGAAAACGACCTGCAAACTGTTCTGCGCGGCTGCGACGAGCTGCTGGTTCAATCTGAATTTGCGGTCAAGTTGCAAAACAGCCGCAACACAGGCACGCCGTTGCGCATCAAGCTCGGCCTGGATCCCACCGCTCCCGATATTCACCTGGGGCACACCGTGGTGCTCAATAAAATGCGCCAGCTTCAGGATATGGGGCATAACGTTATCTTTCTGATCGGCGACTTCACCTCCATGATCGGCGATCCAAGCGGGCGCAATGCGACCCGTCCGCCGCTCACGCGCGAGCAGATCGAAGTCAATGCCAAAACCTATTATGAGCAGGCCAGCAAAGTGCTGGACCCGTCGCGTACCGAAGTGCGCTATAACTCCGAGTGGTGCGATCCGCTGGGCGCCCGCGGCATGATCCAGCTGGCTTCCCGCTATACGGTGGCCCGGATGATGGAACGCGATGACTTTACCAAGCGCTTCAAGGGGGGCATTCCCATTTCTGTCCATGAATTTCTGTATCCGCTTATGCAGGGCTATGACTCGGTTGCACTCAAGTCCGATCTGGAACTGGGCGGAACAGACCAGAAATTCAATCTGCTGGTGGGGCGCGAGTTGCAAAAGGAATATGGCCAGCCGGCCCAATGCATTCTGACGATGCCCTTGCTCGAAGGCCTGGACGGCGTCGAAAAAATGTCCAAGTCCAAGCACAATTACATCGGTATTACGGAAACGCCCGATTCCATGTTTGGCAAGCTCATGTCCATCTCCGATACATTAATGTGGCGTTATTATGAATTACTTTCATTCAAGTCGCTGCAGGACATTGCTACACTTGCGCAACAGGTCAAAGAGGGCAGAAATCCGCGCGATGTGAAGGTGGAGCTGGCGCAGGAAATCATTACGCGCTTTCACTCATCTGCAGACGCCGGCAACGCGCTGGCCAATTTCGAGGCGCGCTTTCGCGATGGCGTCATTCCAGACGACATGCCGGAAATCAATCTCGGGCCAGGCCCGCTTGGCATTCTGCGAATCCTGAAAGAAGCCGGTCTGGCCAGCTCCGGTACAGAGGCCGGGCGCAATGTGCAGCAGGGTGGGGTGCGGGTTGACTCCCAGCGTGTGGAAGACAAGAATCTGCAGCTGGAGGCCGGCACCTATGTGGTCCAGGTAGGCAAGCGCAAGTTCGCCCGGGTCACCGTCAGCGCCTGACGCCAAGCCGTGTATGCCCGCCTTTTGAGCCGGGCATATTGCGGTTTTGCAGGCGATAAAGGAACAGCAGGCAACATCGTTATCTTGCCTGGCGTTCATCCGCGCCACAAGCGCATTTTGATCTGTTTTTATTGTATTGAAGGGGATGTCATGAAAATCAGCAGCCAGTCATTTGAACACGAAAAAGCAATCGGGCCGGTCAATGCCTTCGCCAAACCGGATGCGCAGGCGCACATGATTCTGTCGGACAACAAAAACCCACATCTGGCCTGGACCGATGCACCGGAAGGCACGCGCTCATTCGTTATTCTGTGTGTAGACAAAGACGTACCAAGCAAGCCCGATGACGTCAATCAGGACGATCGCGAGGTGCCGGCCAGCCTGCCCCGCGTTGATTTCTATCATTGGGCGCTGGTCGATATTCCAGCTAACATCACCGAGATCGCCGAAGGCGAATTTTCCAACGGCGTGACGCCCAAGGGAAAAAGCGGCCCGCTGGCCGCCAAGGACATGCGCCAGGGTATTAATGACTTTACCAACTGGTTTGCCGGCGATCACGATATGAAAGGCGATTATTTCGGTTATGACGGCCCATGCCCGCCTTTTAACGATGCGCTGGTGCACCGCTATTATTTTACGGTCTATGCGCTGGATATCGATACATTGCCATTGACCGGCAGCTTTACCTGCGCCGACGTGGCCGAGGCCATCGCGCCCCATGTGCTGGACCAGGCCACGATCATGGGGCTGTATTCGCTGAATCCCAAAGTTTCCTTTTGAATTTTATCCAATTATCCGCTTTATATAGGACACGTTATGTTTGACCGCTCGCTAACTCTTGACAAGGTAGATCCTGAACTCTGG
Above is a window of Advenella kashmirensis WT001 DNA encoding:
- the erpA gene encoding iron-sulfur cluster insertion protein ErpA; protein product: MSTVLESVDLQAPPTPLLFTEAAATKVKDLLIEEGNPELKLRVFVQGGGCSGFQYGFTFDEVINEDDTTIDKNGVQLLVDPMSFQYLVGAEIDYKEDIEGSQFVIRNPNATTTCGCGSSFSV
- a CDS encoding anhydro-N-acetylmuramic acid kinase, whose product is MTQAQEPRYLIGLMSGTSTDGADGVLAAFSDTGPPQIVASASRSMPTALRAQLLDLNRAGNNELERAGLASCQLADLYALVVADLLAQAQMPASRVAAIGAHGQTVRHRPELGFTIQLNAPARLAENTGIAVVADFRSRDVAAGGQARALVPAFHEAIFASDRTVTVLNLGGIANISILRPGQDVTGFDTGPANVLLDMWCLAHTGESYDKDGAWSAGGTVHQPLLDTLIESEPWLALPPPKSTGRDLFNHAWLQTRLAGFEAVAPQDVQATLRAFTAQTVAQAIGRHAADSQTLIVCGGGTGNRALLEDLQSRLPGVHLSTSDAHGIASQSMEALAFAWLAHAFLSGHPAGTPSVTGARKKTILGCLYPA
- the tyrS gene encoding tyrosine--tRNA ligase; translation: MSTPETPLSPEVENDLQTVLRGCDELLVQSEFAVKLQNSRNTGTPLRIKLGLDPTAPDIHLGHTVVLNKMRQLQDMGHNVIFLIGDFTSMIGDPSGRNATRPPLTREQIEVNAKTYYEQASKVLDPSRTEVRYNSEWCDPLGARGMIQLASRYTVARMMERDDFTKRFKGGIPISVHEFLYPLMQGYDSVALKSDLELGGTDQKFNLLVGRELQKEYGQPAQCILTMPLLEGLDGVEKMSKSKHNYIGITETPDSMFGKLMSISDTLMWRYYELLSFKSLQDIATLAQQVKEGRNPRDVKVELAQEIITRFHSSADAGNALANFEARFRDGVIPDDMPEINLGPGPLGILRILKEAGLASSGTEAGRNVQQGGVRVDSQRVEDKNLQLEAGTYVVQVGKRKFARVTVSA
- a CDS encoding YbhB/YbcL family Raf kinase inhibitor-like protein, which gives rise to MKISSQSFEHEKAIGPVNAFAKPDAQAHMILSDNKNPHLAWTDAPEGTRSFVILCVDKDVPSKPDDVNQDDREVPASLPRVDFYHWALVDIPANITEIAEGEFSNGVTPKGKSGPLAAKDMRQGINDFTNWFAGDHDMKGDYFGYDGPCPPFNDALVHRYYFTVYALDIDTLPLTGSFTCADVAEAIAPHVLDQATIMGLYSLNPKVSF